In the Bacillus sp. HSf4 genome, ACACCGTCAATTGAAAGTGCTGTAACTTTATCGTCCGTCAGATATGAAAATGCGAGATATCCGATCGCTCCAGGTGTTTCAGCGATTAATTTCTTCACCGTGTTTGAAGAATCCTCAGTGATTCCTTCAGCAGGAGTTTCTCCATCAAGCGCATACTTCACAAAAGTTGCGCGCGTTCCTGAAGAATCGGGACGGTTGACAAGAGTGATCTTTTGATCTTTCCCGCCAAGCTCTTTCCAGTTTTTGATTTTACCCGTGAATACCTTTTTCAGATCCTCTAATGAAAGATTATCGATGCCTACTTCAGGGTTGACGGCTGCTGCCATACCGACAACGGCTACCTGATGATCCTTGAGCTCATCGGCAGGAATGCCTTCTTTTTCTTCAGCAAATACATCAGAGTTTCCGATTTGAACGGTTCCTTCAGCCACTTGGGAAAGGCCGGTTCCAGAACCGCCCGCCTGCACTTGAATGTCGGCATCTGGATTTTCATCCATGAATTTTTCCGCCGCGGCTAAGACAAGAGGCTGCATCGCTGAAGATCCGGAAATCGTTAAAGAGCCTGAAGCCTTATTTTCTGTTTTATCGTTTTGTTTGCCTTCTTCTGCATTACCGTTTGTATTATTGCTCCCACATGCTGCTGCGAAGACAACTAAAACGGACATGATGAACATCAGTGTGATCTTTTTAAATGGTTTCACTTCTAATCCTCCCACGTAAATGTGTAATTTGTCCTACGTGTATAGCGTACCTTTCTTGTATTAATCTTGTTTAAATGAATTATTAAGGTTTTGTAAATTAAGCTTGAATATTGTATAAAAGCAGGAAAGAAAGGGAAAAGAAGCAAAAAAAAAAGCACCCGCATGCTTGATGCG is a window encoding:
- a CDS encoding phosphate ABC transporter substrate-binding protein, whose translation is MKPFKKITLMFIMSVLVVFAAACGSNNTNGNAEEGKQNDKTENKASGSLTISGSSAMQPLVLAAAEKFMDENPDADIQVQAGGSGTGLSQVAEGTVQIGNSDVFAEEKEGIPADELKDHQVAVVGMAAAVNPEVGIDNLSLEDLKKVFTGKIKNWKELGGKDQKITLVNRPDSSGTRATFVKYALDGETPAEGITEDSSNTVKKLIAETPGAIGYLAFSYLTDDKVTALSIDGVKPTAENVQKGKFPIWAYEHSYTKGEPEGLAKTFLDYLMSDEIQKTIVTEQGYIPATQMEVKRDADGKQTAK